Proteins from a genomic interval of Quercus lobata isolate SW786 chromosome 11, ValleyOak3.0 Primary Assembly, whole genome shotgun sequence:
- the LOC115966840 gene encoding uncharacterized protein LOC115966840, with amino-acid sequence MDRQSQRYNLLDEIDIEKDNWNIRVRVTRMWEVLNIKTNNELISVDLVLLDEKDNLIHASIRKSFANHFRDIQEETNDELLAKQKFELVPFDELKYLANKNTTLTDVIGEIVGISPMEKIEVRGKKMNKRLIELQDNRREKIRITFWDKFAKAINEDICLDNFVLPIIIITSTTTTVKTYMRKLSSSSTNSSKLYVNLDIPEVIELRKSLEETEFSLDEKEKKIELLQLSRSILDPNEISKMKRTLLEILTFIKTEKEQDITFYCTASIKKINVENGWYYVSCDECPKKLKKHESKLFCETCMKVCGFPKIRLDMQVGDTTEHANFVVFDKEAEKLIKVPAMQLSNMEEEDEDNDNIIPSSIKCIIGKTYIFQLKITVYNFFVHKQNFTVTSVIEIEGNGQLQETTKRGANNGNEVLQEKICAQEKKRKIVKKEIKKEEVEDHIEVLED; translated from the exons atggaTAGACAAAGTCAAAGATATAATCTTTTGGATGAAATCGACATTGAAAAAGACAATTGGAATATTAGAGTTAGAGTCACAAGAATGTGGGAAGTTCTTaacattaaaacaaataatgaaCTTATAAGTGTTGATTTGGTGCTTCTTGATGAGAAG GATAATCTTATTCATGCAAGTATTAGAAAGTCATTTGCTAATCATTTTAGAGATATACAAGAAG AAACAAATGATGAACTActtgcaaaacaaaaatttgaattggtTCCATTTGATGAGCTAAAATATCTTGCTAACAAAAACACAACTCTAACAG ATGTAATAGGAGAAATCGTAGGAATTTCTCCCATGGAAAAGATAGAGGTGCGTgggaaaaaaatgaacaaaaggctaatTGAACTTCAAGATAACAG GAGGGAAAAAATTAGAATCACATTTTGGGATAAATTTGCAAAGGCAATTAATGAAGATATATGTCTTGATAATTTTGTGCTGCCTATTATAATTATCACATCAACCACAACCACTGTCAAGACTTATATGA GGAAATTATCATCGTCTTCTACAAACTCTTCAAAGTTGTATGTGAATTTAGATATTCCAGAGGTCATAGAGTTAAGAAAAAG TCTTGAAGAAACTGAATTCAGCCTTgatgagaaagagaagaagattgAGTTGTTGCAACTATCACGTTCAATTCTTGACCCTAATGAGATTTCTAAGATGAAAAGAACACTATTGGAAATTTTGACCTTTATAAAGACTGAAAAAGAACAG gacATAACATTTTATTGCACAGCCTCAATTAAAAAGATCAATGTTGAGAATGGATGGTATTATGTCTCCTGTGATGAGTGtcctaaaaaattgaaaaaacatgaATCCAAACTATTTTGTGAGACATGTATGAAAGTATGTGGATTCCCAAAAATTAG ACTTGACATGCAAGTTGGTGATACAACAGAACATGCAAATTTTGTAGTGTTTGACAAGGAAGCAGAGAAGTTAATTAAAGTGCCTGCTATGCAACTCTCCAATATGGAAGAAGag gaTGAAGACAATGACAATATTATTCCAAGTAGCATCAAATGCATAATTGGAAAAACCTACATCTTCCAACTGAAAATTACTGTATACAATTTTTTCGTTCACAAACAAAACTTTACAGTAACTAGCGTCATTGAAATTGAAGGAAACGGACAATTACAG GAAACAACAAAAAGAGGGGCTAACAATGGAAATGAAGTACTTCAAGAAAAAATCTGTgcacaagaaaagaaaagaaagattgtgaAGAA agaaataaaaaaagaggaagtGGAAGATCATATAGAAGTGTTAGAGGATTAG